A single Calypte anna isolate BGI_N300 chromosome 24, bCalAnn1_v1.p, whole genome shotgun sequence DNA region contains:
- the ROBO3 gene encoding roundabout homolog 3, translating to MLRYLLKTLLQMNLFADSLGTEGSNSSGLLPGPYPNGTGPPGPPLLLGLGNGSHPLLEDTAPRIIQHPTDLLVSRGDPATLHCRAEGRPAPTVEWYKDGERVGTGREDPRSHRTLLPGGSLYLPRTLPGRRGRTDEGVYVCVARNYLGVATSRNASLELAVLREDFRQPPGDVAVASGDPAVLECVPPRGHPEPSISWKKDGARLGDRDNERLTIRGGKLMVAPTRKSDTGLYVCVATNVAGERDSAPARLLVLERPAFSRRPQDQAVLVGVTAQFPCQAGGDPQPDVRWHKEEGTMPAGRWDILPDNTLRLRALRPEDRGTYTCTADNGVGRVQASATLTVHVPPQLVTGPRDQSVIPGQNVTFPCRSRGNPPPAIFWQKEGTQTLLFPGQLHLPSTHLWVSSTGTLTITNVTHVDAGSYLCQALSVAGSLMARATLQVAQGESLSLQTSPTPPAPMAPTAHPPVTHRGPTNRRVPCRGVGHGDPPTKGGMQKDGSTLGTTQASTNLLESSTLQSSELRQVMDLGNYECMATSLEGETPWGGSLEVPGDGFNLSPPSESGVLPGPPSTPVITNVTESSVTLSWKGNVDSSATNVTSYVVEAFSQAAGGPWQTVAADVEGETHTVSGLVPSTVYLFLVRAANAHGLSDPSGLSEPVRTQGETWRHPLGGGELAQVTVHLQDPVVLPPGTVRLSWTVEHPAPFLAGYRVLLRRGGSGHWEEARAARAVPGDQGVLLTHLRHGQDYQVKVQPYFHHLHGPDSAVRALRTPEAAPSAPPRAVTVAWNGTSVRISWQPPPVAEQNGIIRHYQIWCLGNESRFHINQSVEGTVLATILRGLVPGVPYHAQVAAATGAGLGARSAPVPIPMAPPAERDVGPAGVLSVAQRWAEVARRPVFIAGVGVAAWLLLAAFAVWLYSRRRRKKELSHFTASFAYTPAGDPMGAARTRLGTSPPPLSSVSFPAHGGSRAAGGGGHPWLADAWHGGLGTAERYYNDAGITRYIAQTELFGARGEEPGTFPRPFSQHGTLYPTGSSQPMEVPVPHSWTEHGAKGTKLGQSVKPPIVNWMEVKPPVVSWTDLLPPPPSASELSHCAQEEEEDEEEEAAGGLGMEQWCPGEDVPCTTTPSSPTVSSPSTATLTPSPCATEDVPHLRDFHSPHLLRTTPPGAEPPSPDAVGPSVPQAQRPPGRGTTRGDTSKCRPKPKCSRYRREKQLGELPPPPVPPPGQPPGHPLEPNGAHHHVSLDEVVPYGKALGPPWGQASGGGSTTGSVSSRGSTSSRGHSSGHAWTPGDHGQGAGHRSQGTGHRSQGTGHHRQPGPQAQEKR from the exons ATGCTGCGGTACCTGCTGAAGACGCTGCTGCAGATGAACCTCTTCGCCGATTCGCTGGGGACCGAGGGCTCCAACTCCTCCGGACTCCTGCCCGGCCCCTACCCCAACGGCACCGGCCCCCCCGGGCCTCCACTCCTTCTGGGCCTCGGCAACG GGTCCCACCCCTTGCTGGAGGACACAGCCCCCCGCATCATCCAGCACCCTACGGACCTCCTGGTGTCCCGAGGTGACCCGGCCACCCTACACTGCCGAGCCGAGGGCCGCCCAGCGCCCACTGTCGAGTGGTACAAGGACGGGGAGCGAGTGGGGACGGGGCGGGAGGACCCTCGCTCCCACCGCACCCTCCTGCCGGGGGGGTCCCTCTACCTCCCCCGCACCCTCCCTGGCCGGCGGGGCAGGACCGACGAAGGGGTTTATGTCTGCGTGGCCAGGAACTACCTGGGGGTGGCCACCAGCCGCAACGCCTCTCTGGAGCTGGCCG TGCTGCGAGAGGATTTCCGCCAGCCCCCTGGGGACGTGGCGGTGGCTTCGGGTGACCCGGCTGTCCTGGAGTGTGTCCCCCCCCGCGGCCACCCTGAGCCCAGTATCAGCTGGAAGAAGGATGGTGCTCggctgggggacagggacaaTGAGCGCCTGACG atTCGTGGTGGAAAGCTGATGGTGGCCCCCACGCGCAAGAGTGACACCGGCCTCTATGTCTGCGTGGCCACCAATGTGGCCGGGGAGAGGGACAGCGCTCCTGCCCGCCTGCTGGTCCTGG AGCGCCCAGCCTTCAGCCGGCGTCCCCAGGACCAGGCGGTGCTGGTGGGGGTCACAGCCCAGTtcccctgccaggctgggggggaCCCCCAGCCCGATGTCCGGTGGCACAAGGAGGAGGGCACCATGCCAGCTGGGAG GTGGGACATTCTCCCTGACAACACCCTGAGGCTCCGGGCACTGCGACCAGAGGACAGGGGCACCTACACTTGCACAGCTGACAACGGGGTGGGCCGTGTCCAGGCCTCGGCCACCCTCACTGTGCATG TGCCACCCCAGCTGGTCACCGGCCCCCGCGACCAGAGTGTCATCCCTGGGCAGAACGTCACTTTCCCCTGCCGCAGCAGGGGCAACCCACCACCAGCCATCTTCTGGCAGAAGGAGGGCACCCAG ACCCTGTTGTTCCCAGGCCAGCTCCAcctgcccagcacccacctctggGTGTCCTCCACCGGCACCCTCACCATCACCAACGTCACCCATGTCGATGCCGGCTCCTACCTATGCCAAGCCCTCAGCGTGGCCGGCAGCCTGATGGCTCGGGCCACCCTCCAGGTGGCCCAGGGTGAGTCCTTGTCCCTCCAGACCTCCCCCACACCCCCTGCACCCATGGCACCCACTGCCCATCCACCTGTGACCCACCGGGGTCCCACCAACCGGAGGGTGCCGTGCCGGGGGGTGGGTCACGGGGACCCCCCCACCAAAGGGGGGATGCAGAAGGAtgggagcaccctgggcacCACCCAAGCCAGCACcaacctgctggagagcagcacctTGCAGAGCAGTGAGCTGAGG CAGGTGATGGACTTGGGGAACTACGAATGCATGGCCACCAGCCTGGAGGGTGAGACGCCCTGGGGTGGGTCCCTGGAGGTGCCAG GTGATGGCTTTAACCTCTCCCCACCATCTGAATCTGGGGTTCTTCCTGGGCCGCCCTCCACCCCTGTGATCACCAACGTGACCGAGAGCAGTGTCACCCTCAGCTGGAAAGGGAACGTGGACAGCAGTGCCACCAATGTCACCTCCTACGTCGTGGAGGCTTTCAG CCAGGCAGCGGGTGGCCCGTGGCAGACAGTGGCAGCTGACGTGGAGGGGGAGACCCACACAGTGAGTGGCCTCGTCCCCAGCACCGTTTACCTCTTCCTGGTGAGGGCAGCCAATGCCCATGGGCTCAGCGACCCCAGCGGCCTCTCAGAGCCCGTGCGCACCCAAGGTGAGACCTGGAGGCACCCCCTGGGTGGGGGT GAGCTAGCGCAGGTGACCGTGCACTTGCAGGACCCCGTGGTGCTGCCACCAGGCACTGTACGCCTCTCCTGGACT GTGGAGCACCCAGCCCCCTTCCTTGCGGGCTACCGGGTGCTGCTGCGTCGGGGTGGCAGCGGGCACTGGGAGGAGGCACGGGCAGCACGGGCGGTGCCGGGGGACCAGGGGGTCCTGCTCACCCACCTGCGCCACGGACAGGACTACCAGGTCAAGGTCCAGCCCTATTTCCACCACCTCCACGGCCCTGACAGCGCCGTGCGTGCCCTGCGCACCCCGGAGGCAG CCCCCAGCGCCCCACCACGAGCTGTCACTGTGGCTTGGAATGGCACCAGCGTCCGCATCTCCTGGCAGCCGCCGCCGGTGGCTGAGCAGAACGGGATCATCCGACACTACCAG ATCTGGTGCTTGGGCAATGAGAGCCGGTTCCACATCAACCAGAGCGTGGAGGGGACGGTGCTGGCCACCATACTGCGGGGGCTCGTCCCCGGGGTCCCTTACCACGCACAAGTCGCCGCCGCCACCGGAGCCGGGCTGGGCGCCCGCAGcgcccctgtccccatccccatgg cccccccggCAGAGCGGGACGTGGGACCCGCGGGTGTCCTGAGCGTGGCCCAGCGCTGGGCTGAGGTTGCCCGGCGTCCCGTATTCATCGCGGGGGTCGGTGTGGCTGCCTGGCTCCTCCTCGCTGCCTTCGCCGTTTGGCTCTACAGCCGACGCCGGAGGAAGAAGGAGCTGAGCCACTTCACCG CATCCTTCGCCTACACGCCTGCTGGGGACCCTATGGGTGCCGCCAGGACCCGCCTTGGCACCTCGCCCCCACCCCtctcctcagtctccttcccGGCACATGGTGGCTCCAG GGCAGCGGGTGGTGGGGGTCACCCGTGGCTGGCGGACGCGTGGCACGGTGGTTTGGGAACAGCCGAGAGATACTACAACG ACGCCGGCATCACCCGGTACATTGCCCAGACGGAGCTCTTCGGAGCGCGGGGTGAGGAGCCTGGCACCTTTCCCCGCCCCTTCTCACAGCACGGGACCCTCTACCCCACGGGaagttcccagcccatggagGTTCCAGTTCCCCACAGCTGGACCGAGCATG GGGCCAAGGGGACGAAGCTGGGCCAGTCAGTGAAGCCACCAATAGTGAATTGGATGGAGGTGAAGCCACCAGTTGTGAGTTGGACAGATCTGCTGCCCCCCCCACCCTCAGCCAGTGAGCTCAGCCACTGTGCccaagaggaagaggaggatgaagaggaagaggcagctggagg GTTGGGGATGGAGCAGTGGTGCCCCGGTGAGGATGTCCCCTGCACCACCACCCCATCCTCGCCCACCGTGTCCTCCCCATCCACTGCCACGCTGACGCCGTCGCCCTGTGCCACCGAGGATGTCCCCCACCTCCGTGACTTCCACAGCCCCCACCTGCTCCG GACCACCCCccctggtgctgagcccccCAGCCCAGATGCCGTTGGGCCTTCCGTGCCCCAAGCCCAACGCCCCCCTGGCAGAG GGACAACCCGTGGGGACACCTCCAAATGTCGCCCCAAGCCCAAATGCAGCCGCTACCGCCGGGAGAAGCAGCTGGGGG agctgccaccaccaccagtgCCACCACCAGGCCAGCCCCCAGGCCACCCTCTGGAGCCCAATGGGGCCCACCACCACGTCAGCCTTG ATGAGGTTGTCCCCTATGGCAAAGCCCTTGGCCCACCCTGGGGTCAAGCATCTGGTGGTGGCTCCACCACTGGCAGTGTCTCATCCCGTGGCTCCACAAGCTCCCGCGGGCACAGCTCAGGGCACGCCTGGACCCCTGGGGACCATGGCCAAGGGGCAGGCCACCGCAGCCAGGGGACAGGCCACCGCAGCCAGGGGACAGGCCACCACCGCCAGCCAGGGCCACAGGCACAGGAGAAACGATGA